Proteins encoded together in one Papaver somniferum cultivar HN1 unplaced genomic scaffold, ASM357369v1 unplaced-scaffold_117, whole genome shotgun sequence window:
- the LOC113330216 gene encoding integrin-linked protein kinase 1-like isoform X1: MNSEEPNNLVSPPPTDEEEEMELAAQLKRGISRQFSTGSMRKSGKFSFKRQSSLNPRINTLRFSFGRQSSLDPNRRNSFPDELTVPENLDSTMQLLFLACQGDVKGVEELLKEGTDVNSIDLDGRTALHIAACEGHVDVVKLLLSRKANIDARDRWGSTAAADAKYYGNTEIYNILRARGAKVPKIRKTPMAVSNPREVPEYELNPLELQIRKGDGISKGTYQVAKWNGTKVAVKILDKDGYTDPDVINAFKLELTLLERVRHPNVVQFVGAVTQNMPMMIVSEYHPKGDLGSYLQKKGRLSPSKALRFSLDIARGMNYLHECKPDPIIHCDLKPKNILLDSAGQLKVAGFGLIKLSKISPDKAKLAHADAFDGPSSYRAPEIYKDEIFDRSVDAFSFGLILHEMIEGTPPLHPKPVDEVARLICLEGMRPPLKTKSRTYPPDLKELIEECWDAESVVRPTFSEIIVRLDRIVANCSKHGWWKDTFKLPWK, translated from the exons ATGAATTCAGAGGAACCAAATAATTTAGTATCTCCGCCGCCGACggacgaagaagaagagatggagcTGGCAGCGCAATTAAAACGGGGAATATCCCGGCAATTCTCCACCGGATCGATGAGGAAAAGTGGGAAGTTCAGTTTTAAGAGACAATCGTCGTTAAACCCGAGAATTAATACATTACGGTTCAGTTTCGGGAGACAATCGAGTTTGGATCCGAATCGGAGGAATTCATTTCCTGATGAACTCACTGTTCCTGAGAATCTTGACTCGACGATGCAATTGTTGTTTTTGGCTTGTCAGGGAGATGTCAAAGGTGTTGAGGAATTGTTGAAGGAAGGGACGGATGTTAATAGTATTGATTTGGATGGAAGGACTGCGCTGCATATTGCTGCTTGTGAAGGGCATGTGGATGTTGTTAAGCTGTTGTTGAGTCGGAAAGCTAATATTGATGCTCGTGATCGGTGGGGGAGTACG GCCGCTGCTGATGCCAAGTATTACGGCAATACAGAGATTTACAATATCTTGAGGGCTCGAGGAGCCAAAGTTCCG AAAATCAGGAAAACACCAATGGCAGTATCAAACCCTCGGGAAGTTCCAGAGTACGAGCTGAATCCATTAGAGCTGCAGATACGGAAGGGAGATGGTATTTCAAAG GGCACCTATCAAGTGGCTAAATGGAACGGGACAAAGGTTGCTGTCAAAATACTCGATAAGGACGGTTATACTGATCCTGATGTAAT AAATGCCTTCAAACTGGAGTTGACACTGTTAGAGAGGGTGCGTCATCCAAATGTGGTTCAGTTTGTTGGAGCTGTTACTCAAAACATGCCCATGATGATTGTTTCAGAGTACCATCCAAAA GGTGATCTTGGAAGCTATCTACAAAAGAAAGGACGTTTGTCACCttcaaaagctttaagatttTCTCTCGACATTGCAAG GGGAATGAATTATCTCCATGAATGCAAACCAGATCCCATCATTCATTGCGATTTAAAGCCAAA AAATATTTTGCTGGATAGTGCGGGTCAGCTCAAGGTGGCAGGATTTGGTTTGATAAAGTTATCAAAAATATCACCTGACAAAGCAAAACTAGCACATGCAGATGCCTTTGATGGTCCAA GTTCATACAGGGCACCTGAAATTTATAAGGATGAAATATTTGATAGAAGTGTTGACGCGTTCTCATTTGGTCTCATTCTTCATGAG ATGATTGAAGGAACACCGCCTCTTCATCCCAAACCAGTAGATGAAGTTGCAAGACTGATATGTTTGGAGGGAATGAGACCACCATTAAAGACCAAGTCAAGAACGTACCCCCCGGACCTAAAAGA GTTGATTGAAGAATGTTGGGATGCAGAATCTGTGGTGAGGCCAACTTTTTCTGAGATTATTGTGCGGCTGGACAGAATAGTTGCAAACTGCTCCAAGCATGGATGGTGGAAAGACACCTTTAAGCTTCCCTG GAAATGA
- the LOC113330216 gene encoding integrin-linked protein kinase 1-like isoform X2 — MNSEEPNNLVSPPPTDEEEEMELAAQLKRGISRQFSTGSMRKSGKFSFKRQSSLNPRINTLRFSFGRQSSLDPNRRNSFPDELTVPENLDSTMQLLFLACQGDVKGVEELLKEGTDVNSIDLDGRTALHIAACEGHVDVVKLLLSRKANIDARDRWGSTAAADAKYYGNTEIYNILRARGAKVPKIRKTPMAVSNPREVPEYELNPLELQIRKGDGISKGTYQVAKWNGTKVAVKILDKDGYTDPDVINAFKLELTLLERVRHPNVVQFVGAVTQNMPMMIVSEYHPKGDLGSYLQKKGRLSPSKALRFSLDIARGMNYLHECKPDPIIHCDLKPKNILLDSAGQLKVAGFGLIKLSKISPDKAKLAHADAFDGPSSYRAPEIYKDEIFDRSVDAFSFGLILHEMIEGTPPLHPKPVDEVARLICLEGMRPPLKTKSRTYPPDLKELIEECWDAESVVRPTFSEIIVRLDRIVANCSKHGWWKDTFKLPW, encoded by the exons ATGAATTCAGAGGAACCAAATAATTTAGTATCTCCGCCGCCGACggacgaagaagaagagatggagcTGGCAGCGCAATTAAAACGGGGAATATCCCGGCAATTCTCCACCGGATCGATGAGGAAAAGTGGGAAGTTCAGTTTTAAGAGACAATCGTCGTTAAACCCGAGAATTAATACATTACGGTTCAGTTTCGGGAGACAATCGAGTTTGGATCCGAATCGGAGGAATTCATTTCCTGATGAACTCACTGTTCCTGAGAATCTTGACTCGACGATGCAATTGTTGTTTTTGGCTTGTCAGGGAGATGTCAAAGGTGTTGAGGAATTGTTGAAGGAAGGGACGGATGTTAATAGTATTGATTTGGATGGAAGGACTGCGCTGCATATTGCTGCTTGTGAAGGGCATGTGGATGTTGTTAAGCTGTTGTTGAGTCGGAAAGCTAATATTGATGCTCGTGATCGGTGGGGGAGTACG GCCGCTGCTGATGCCAAGTATTACGGCAATACAGAGATTTACAATATCTTGAGGGCTCGAGGAGCCAAAGTTCCG AAAATCAGGAAAACACCAATGGCAGTATCAAACCCTCGGGAAGTTCCAGAGTACGAGCTGAATCCATTAGAGCTGCAGATACGGAAGGGAGATGGTATTTCAAAG GGCACCTATCAAGTGGCTAAATGGAACGGGACAAAGGTTGCTGTCAAAATACTCGATAAGGACGGTTATACTGATCCTGATGTAAT AAATGCCTTCAAACTGGAGTTGACACTGTTAGAGAGGGTGCGTCATCCAAATGTGGTTCAGTTTGTTGGAGCTGTTACTCAAAACATGCCCATGATGATTGTTTCAGAGTACCATCCAAAA GGTGATCTTGGAAGCTATCTACAAAAGAAAGGACGTTTGTCACCttcaaaagctttaagatttTCTCTCGACATTGCAAG GGGAATGAATTATCTCCATGAATGCAAACCAGATCCCATCATTCATTGCGATTTAAAGCCAAA AAATATTTTGCTGGATAGTGCGGGTCAGCTCAAGGTGGCAGGATTTGGTTTGATAAAGTTATCAAAAATATCACCTGACAAAGCAAAACTAGCACATGCAGATGCCTTTGATGGTCCAA GTTCATACAGGGCACCTGAAATTTATAAGGATGAAATATTTGATAGAAGTGTTGACGCGTTCTCATTTGGTCTCATTCTTCATGAG ATGATTGAAGGAACACCGCCTCTTCATCCCAAACCAGTAGATGAAGTTGCAAGACTGATATGTTTGGAGGGAATGAGACCACCATTAAAGACCAAGTCAAGAACGTACCCCCCGGACCTAAAAGA GTTGATTGAAGAATGTTGGGATGCAGAATCTGTGGTGAGGCCAACTTTTTCTGAGATTATTGTGCGGCTGGACAGAATAGTTGCAAACTGCTCCAAGCATGGATGGTGGAAAGACACCTTTAAGCTTCCCTGGTAA
- the LOC113330218 gene encoding UDP-glycosyltransferase 74E2-like: MGEKETPVPSRSLHVLVLPFPAQGHINPMLQFSNRLVSKRVKVTLFTTLHASRSIRTGASSVSVVPFSDGSHDGLEDFNSSNFMQQFKDTVAESLPKFIQKHEISEYPVKCVAYDSLIPWVLPLAKELGLIGACFYTQSGSASAIYYQVYKGLLPTPVQGPTALVPGSVTLEPHDLPSFVYKIDSYPDFLTLVLEQFSNVDEADWLLFNTYDKLEEQVVIWMQQQSPTRMVTIGPSVPSFYLDKRLKDNNDYGLHLFTPDTDTCMKWLDKKEVASVVYVSFGSLNDLKQEQMNELAWGLGNCNYHFLWVVKLSGEDKLPRNFVEETAEKGLVVEWCQQLEVMAHKAIGCFITHCGWNSTIEALSLGVPMVAMPLWTDQPTNAKFISDVWRVGVRAAADENGLVNREKVEESIKVVMEGDRQEEIKKNAVRWKELAKQAVDEGGSSDKNVDEFVSKILCS; the protein is encoded by the exons ATGGGTGAGAAAGAGACTCCAGTTCCATCGAGATCACTGCATGTTTTGGTTCTTCCGTTCCCTGCACAAGGCCATATAAATCCTATGCTTCAATTCTCAAACCGTTTAGTATCCAAACGAGTTAAAGTTACACTGTTCACAACTCTCCACGCCTCCAGATCGATTCGAACCGGAGCTAGCTCCGTCTCAGTAGTGCCATTTTCTGATGGAAGCCATGATGGTTTAGAAGACTTCAATAGCAGCAATTTCATGCAACAATTCAAAGACACTGTTGCAGAGAGCTTACCAAAGTTTATTCAAAAGCATGAAATATCAGAGTATCCTGTTAAGTGTGTAGCATATGATTCTCTAATTCCGTGGGTTTTACCGTTGGCGAAAGAACTAGGATTGATTGGAGCTTGTTTTTATACTCAATCTGGTTCAGCCAGTGCCATCTATTACCAAGTGTATAAAGGCTTGCTTCCTACACCTGTACAAGGACCAACAGCATTGGTTCCTGGTTCAGTTACACTTGAACCGCATGATTTACCATCTTTTGTTTATAAAATCGACTCCTATCCAGATTTCCTGACTCTAGTTCTGGAGCAGTTTTCAAATGTGGATGAAGCAGATTGGTTGCTCTTTAACACCTACGACAAGTTGGAGGAACAG GTAGTGATTTGGATGCAACAACAATCACCAACAAGAATGGTCACCATAGGGCCATCCGTACCATCATTTTACCTAGACAAACGGCTGAAGGATAACAATGACTATGGTCTTCATCTCTTTACACCGGATACTGATACCTGCATGAAATGGTTAGACAAGAAAGAAGTCGCTTCGGTTGTCTACGTATCGTTCGGGAGTCTGAATGATTTAAAACAAGAACAAATGAACGAACTAGCGTGGGGACTTGGGAATTGTAACTACCATTTTCTATGGGTTGTCAAGCTATCAGGGGAAGACAAACTTCCTAGAAACTTCGTGGAGGAGACGGCGGAAAAAGGTTTGGTTGTTGAATGGTGCCAGCAATTGGAGGTGATGGCGCACAAAGCCATTGGATGTTTCATAACACATTGTGGATGGAACTCGACGATTGAGGCTTTGAGTTTAGGGGTGCCAATGGTGGCAATGCCGCTCTGGACGGATCAACCGACTAATGCAAAGTTCATTTCAGATGTATGGAGAGTTGGTGTCAGAGCGGCAGCAGATGAGAATGGGTTGGTTAACAGAGAGAAAGTAGAGGAATCTATAAAAGTAGTAATGGAGGGTGACAGACAGGAAGAGATAAAGAAGAATGCTGTCAGATGGAAGGAGTTGGCTAAGCAGGCTGTCGATGAAGGCGGAAGCTCTGACAAGAACGttgatgaatttgtatccaaaatcttATGCAGTTAA
- the LOC113330219 gene encoding UDP-glycosyltransferase 74E2-like isoform X3 — MLMKQNGCFFSTYDKLAEQVVNWMAKQSQTRMITIGPTMPSFYLDKRLEDNAYGLHLFTPDSDTCTKWLDTKEATSVVYMSFGSLANLGEEQMEEIAWGIRNTNYNFIWVVRATEESKLPKNFVQETSGKGLVTGWCQQLEVLAHKAVGCFVTHCGWNSILEALSLGVPMVATPQWTDQPTNAKFVEDIWKVGVRAKTDEKGMVTRDELEESIKLVMEGERREEINKNAIRLKELALEAVDEGGSSDKNIHEFVSKILCNNYRAALC; from the exons ATGTTGATGAAGCAGAATGGTTGCTTTTTTAGTACCTATGATAAGCTGGCGGAACAG GTGGTGAACTGGATGGCAAAGCAATCACAAACAAGAATGATCACAATAGGACCAACAATGCCGTCATTTTACCTAGACAAGAGACTGGAGGATAACGCCTACGGGCTTCATCTCTTTACACCGGATTCTGACACTTGCACGAAGTGGTTAGACACGAAAGAAGCCACATCAGTTGTCTACATGTCTTTCGGGAGTTTGGCTAATTTAGGAGAGGAACAAATGGAGGAAATAGCTTGGGGAATTCGGAATACCAACTACAATTTCATTTGGGTAGTTAGAGCTACTGAAGAATCTAAACTCCCAAAAAACTTTGTACAAGAGACTTCTGGTAAAGGTTTGGTGACAGGATGGTGTCAGCAACTGGAGGTGTTGGCACACAAAGCAGTGGGATGTTTCGTAACACATTGCGGATGGAACTCAATACTTGAGGCATTAAGTTTGGGTGTCCCTATGGTAGCAACGCCACAGTGGACTGATCAACCCACTAATGCAAAATTCGTCGAGGATATATggaaggttggtgttcgagccaAAACTGATGAGAAGGGGATGGTTACGAGAGACGAATTAGAGGAATCAATAAAATTAGTAATGGAAGGAGAGAGGAGGGAAGAGATAAATAAGAATGCTATCAGACTGAAAGAGTTGGCTCTGGAGGCTGTTGATGAAGGTGGAAGCTCTGACAAGAACATCCATGAATTTGTATCTAAAATCTTATGTAACAATTACAGGGCTGCATTGTGTTAA
- the LOC113330219 gene encoding UDP-glycosyltransferase 74E2-like isoform X2, with translation MLCRFSNVDEADWLLFNTYEELEEQVVNWMAKQSQTRMITIGPTMPSFYLDKRLEDNAYGLHLFTPDSDTCTKWLDTKEATSVVYMSFGSLANLGEEQMEEIAWGIRNTNYNFIWVVRATEESKLPKNFVQETSGKGLVTGWCQQLEVLAHKAVGCFVTHCGWNSILEALSLGVPMVATPQWTDQPTNAKFVEDIWKVGVRAKTDEKGMVTRDELEESIKLVMEGERREEINKNAIRLKELALEAVDEGGSSDKNIHEFVSKILCNNYRAALC, from the exons ATGTTGTGTCGGTTTTCTAATGTTGATGAAGCAGATTGGTTACTTTTTAATACCTATGAGGAGCTTGAGGAACAG GTGGTGAACTGGATGGCAAAGCAATCACAAACAAGAATGATCACAATAGGACCAACAATGCCGTCATTTTACCTAGACAAGAGACTGGAGGATAACGCCTACGGGCTTCATCTCTTTACACCGGATTCTGACACTTGCACGAAGTGGTTAGACACGAAAGAAGCCACATCAGTTGTCTACATGTCTTTCGGGAGTTTGGCTAATTTAGGAGAGGAACAAATGGAGGAAATAGCTTGGGGAATTCGGAATACCAACTACAATTTCATTTGGGTAGTTAGAGCTACTGAAGAATCTAAACTCCCAAAAAACTTTGTACAAGAGACTTCTGGTAAAGGTTTGGTGACAGGATGGTGTCAGCAACTGGAGGTGTTGGCACACAAAGCAGTGGGATGTTTCGTAACACATTGCGGATGGAACTCAATACTTGAGGCATTAAGTTTGGGTGTCCCTATGGTAGCAACGCCACAGTGGACTGATCAACCCACTAATGCAAAATTCGTCGAGGATATATggaaggttggtgttcgagccaAAACTGATGAGAAGGGGATGGTTACGAGAGACGAATTAGAGGAATCAATAAAATTAGTAATGGAAGGAGAGAGGAGGGAAGAGATAAATAAGAATGCTATCAGACTGAAAGAGTTGGCTCTGGAGGCTGTTGATGAAGGTGGAAGCTCTGACAAGAACATCCATGAATTTGTATCTAAAATCTTATGTAACAATTACAGGGCTGCATTGTGTTAA
- the LOC113330219 gene encoding UDP-glycosyltransferase 74E2-like isoform X1 — MDRRHCYLDCRYRLSFVHKPDVYPAVLPLVLSGFSNVDEADWLLFNTYDKLEEQVVNWMAKQSQTRMITIGPTMPSFYLDKRLEDNAYGLHLFTPDSDTCTKWLDTKEATSVVYMSFGSLANLGEEQMEEIAWGIRNTNYNFIWVVRATEESKLPKNFVQETSGKGLVTGWCQQLEVLAHKAVGCFVTHCGWNSILEALSLGVPMVATPQWTDQPTNAKFVEDIWKVGVRAKTDEKGMVTRDELEESIKLVMEGERREEINKNAIRLKELALEAVDEGGSSDKNIHEFVSKILCNNYRAALC; from the exons ATGGACCGACGACATTGCTACCTGGATTGCCGTTACCGTCTTTCTTTCGTTCACAAACCTGATGTGTATCCTGCTGTTCTTCCGTTGGTGTTGAGTGGATTTTCGAATGTTGATGAAGCAGATTGGTTGCTTTTTAACACCTATGATAAGCTGGAGGAACAG GTGGTGAACTGGATGGCAAAGCAATCACAAACAAGAATGATCACAATAGGACCAACAATGCCGTCATTTTACCTAGACAAGAGACTGGAGGATAACGCCTACGGGCTTCATCTCTTTACACCGGATTCTGACACTTGCACGAAGTGGTTAGACACGAAAGAAGCCACATCAGTTGTCTACATGTCTTTCGGGAGTTTGGCTAATTTAGGAGAGGAACAAATGGAGGAAATAGCTTGGGGAATTCGGAATACCAACTACAATTTCATTTGGGTAGTTAGAGCTACTGAAGAATCTAAACTCCCAAAAAACTTTGTACAAGAGACTTCTGGTAAAGGTTTGGTGACAGGATGGTGTCAGCAACTGGAGGTGTTGGCACACAAAGCAGTGGGATGTTTCGTAACACATTGCGGATGGAACTCAATACTTGAGGCATTAAGTTTGGGTGTCCCTATGGTAGCAACGCCACAGTGGACTGATCAACCCACTAATGCAAAATTCGTCGAGGATATATggaaggttggtgttcgagccaAAACTGATGAGAAGGGGATGGTTACGAGAGACGAATTAGAGGAATCAATAAAATTAGTAATGGAAGGAGAGAGGAGGGAAGAGATAAATAAGAATGCTATCAGACTGAAAGAGTTGGCTCTGGAGGCTGTTGATGAAGGTGGAAGCTCTGACAAGAACATCCATGAATTTGTATCTAAAATCTTATGTAACAATTACAGGGCTGCATTGTGTTAA
- the LOC113330219 gene encoding UDP-glycosyltransferase 74E2-like isoform X4: MAKQSQTRMITIGPTMPSFYLDKRLEDNAYGLHLFTPDSDTCTKWLDTKEATSVVYMSFGSLANLGEEQMEEIAWGIRNTNYNFIWVVRATEESKLPKNFVQETSGKGLVTGWCQQLEVLAHKAVGCFVTHCGWNSILEALSLGVPMVATPQWTDQPTNAKFVEDIWKVGVRAKTDEKGMVTRDELEESIKLVMEGERREEINKNAIRLKELALEAVDEGGSSDKNIHEFVSKILCNNYRAALC; this comes from the coding sequence ATGGCAAAGCAATCACAAACAAGAATGATCACAATAGGACCAACAATGCCGTCATTTTACCTAGACAAGAGACTGGAGGATAACGCCTACGGGCTTCATCTCTTTACACCGGATTCTGACACTTGCACGAAGTGGTTAGACACGAAAGAAGCCACATCAGTTGTCTACATGTCTTTCGGGAGTTTGGCTAATTTAGGAGAGGAACAAATGGAGGAAATAGCTTGGGGAATTCGGAATACCAACTACAATTTCATTTGGGTAGTTAGAGCTACTGAAGAATCTAAACTCCCAAAAAACTTTGTACAAGAGACTTCTGGTAAAGGTTTGGTGACAGGATGGTGTCAGCAACTGGAGGTGTTGGCACACAAAGCAGTGGGATGTTTCGTAACACATTGCGGATGGAACTCAATACTTGAGGCATTAAGTTTGGGTGTCCCTATGGTAGCAACGCCACAGTGGACTGATCAACCCACTAATGCAAAATTCGTCGAGGATATATggaaggttggtgttcgagccaAAACTGATGAGAAGGGGATGGTTACGAGAGACGAATTAGAGGAATCAATAAAATTAGTAATGGAAGGAGAGAGGAGGGAAGAGATAAATAAGAATGCTATCAGACTGAAAGAGTTGGCTCTGGAGGCTGTTGATGAAGGTGGAAGCTCTGACAAGAACATCCATGAATTTGTATCTAAAATCTTATGTAACAATTACAGGGCTGCATTGTGTTAA
- the LOC113330217 gene encoding UDP-glycosyltransferase 74E1-like, which yields MGQEEVNAAASKSGHVLVLPLPVQGHINPILQFSKRLVSKGIKITLFTSVFASKSVKTGAGSVSVVSFSDGFDETGLTKLSGDNYMEKFKAAVQKHLPELIEKQERLGCPIRWLVYDSVIPWVLPLAKELGLLGAVFYTQSSSVNAVYYQVSKGLIPLPVEGPTSSVPGLPLLEPHELPSFVYKPDSYPAILAAVLDQFSNVDEADWLLFNTYDKLEEEAVNWMTKQSHTRMSTIGPTLPSFYLDKRLEDNDYGLHLFTPNSDTCMKWLNTKEVASVVYISFGSLAALEEEQMEEIASGIRNSNYHFLWVVRASEEDKLPKNFLEETSEKGLVTTWCRQLEVLAHKAVGCFVTHCGWNSTLEALSLGIPMVAMPQWSDQTTDAKCIEDVWRVGVRAKIDDNGMVNRQSLEESIKEVMDGERREVIKKNAIRLQELAIEAVDEGGSSDKNIEEFASKILCT from the exons ATGGGTCAAGAAGAGGTAAACGCAGCTGCTTCAAAATCAGGCCATGTTTTAGTTCTTCCGTTACCTGTTCAAGGTCATATAAACCCGATTCTTCAATTCTCTAAGCGTTTAGTCTCCAAAGGAATCAAAATTACGTTGTTTACCAGTGTTTTCGCCTCTAAATCGGTGAAGACCGGAGCTGGTTCGGTCTCTGTGGTGTCATTTTCGGATGGCTTTGATGAGACCGGACTTACAAAGTTGTCTGGAGATAATTATATGGAAAAATTCAAAGCTGCTGTTCAGAAACACTTGCCGGAATTAATTGAGAAGCAAGAAAGATTAGGGTGTCCTATCAGGTGGCTGGTGTATGATTCTGTAATTCCATGGGTTTTACCGTTAGCAAAAGAGCTAGGTTTGCTCGGAGCTGTGTTTTATACTCAGTCTAGCTCTGTCAATGCTGTTTACTACCAAGTGTCTAAAGGATTGATTCCGTTACCCGTAGAAGGGCCGACATCATCGGTTCCTGGATTGCCTTTGCTTGAACCTCATGAATTACCATCTTTTGTTTACAAACCCGACTCATATCCTGCCATACTTGCCGCAGTTTTGGATCAATTCTCGAATGTTGATGAAGCAGATTGGTTACTATTCAACACCTATGATAAGCTGGAGGAAGAG GCGGTGAACTGGATGACAAAGCAATCACACACGAGAATGAGCACGATAGGACCAACACTGCCGTCATTTTATCTAGACAAAAGACTGGAGGATAACGATTACGGGCTTCATCTCTTTACACCGAATTCTGACACTTGCATGAAATGGTTGAACACAAAGGAAGTAGCATCAGTTGTTTACATATCGTTTGGGAGTTTGGCTGctctagaagaagaacaaatggaaGAAATAGCATCGGGAATTCGGAACTCCAACTACCATTTTCTATGGGTAGTAAGAGCTTCGGAGGAAGATAAACTCCCGAAAAACTTTTTGGAAGAGACGTCTGAAAAAGGTTTGGTGACTACATGGTGCCGGCAACTGGAGGTTTTAGCACATAAAGCAGTCGGATGTTTTGTGACACATTGTGGATGGAACTCGACACTTGAGGCATTAAGCTTAGGTATTCCGATGGTAGCCATGCCGCAATGGTCAGATCAAACGACTGACGCCAAATGTATTGAGGATGTGTGGAGGGTCGGCGTTAGAGCAAAAATAGATGACAATGGGATGGTTAATAGAcagagcttagaggaatctattaaagaAGTAATGGACGGAGAGAGGAGGGAGGTGATAAAGAAAAATGCTATTAGATTGCAAGAGCTGGCTATTGAGGCAGTCGATGAAGGTGGAAGCTCTGACAAGAACATTGAGGAATTTGCATCTAAAATCTTATGCACTTGA
- the LOC113329848 gene encoding putative F-box protein At5g62660 — translation MNGRVNKKKKSSVNRKAAANAVIDEENVVSNILSRLPVKSLLRFKCVAKHWYSLIKDPYFIDLHLNRSKPRQHLFVIKPPQRYSNGNSQTDINFKGRAMSFLIADVFLDGRGKVASTVKHITRNTTPFCYTQILGAVKGLVCFINDSIHAACMYNVGTREVTPWIKSTLLMEETQKSSRNCVGDTSSYSFGYAPESKEHKLICKWVIYDGDKAFQIWEILTLGHNAWKRIDQVPNCHFRQDAPSVYVNGSIYWYPLNFASGDCGGASVRFLLAFDVESEKFRTIQIPDFSQLQCVTLLDVQSRVAILHRTSAYTARMSIYEDNDKCRGKDIASDIGVNNWTPEKIIMLPVCWDESRSLFFHAAAGADRIFLESHQQNASGTTIAVSIYSYCLKNNTFTQIEIRGIPSSAPAWNCTRLYTSFCESLVL, via the coding sequence ATGAATGGAAGGgttaataaaaagaagaagagcaGCGTTAATCGTAAAGCTGCTGCCAATGCTGTTATAGATGAGGAAAATGTAGTAAGTAATATACTTAGCAGACTCCCTGTGAAATCACTTTTGCGGTTCAAGTGCGTAGCGAAACATTGGTATTCCTTGATCAAAGATCCTTATTTTATTGATTTACATCTTAACCGATCAAAACCACGTCAACATCTTTTTGTTATCAAACCACCACAGAGATATAGCAATGGAAACTCGCAGACAGACATCAATTTTAAAGGACGGGCTATGAGTTTCTTGATAGCTGATGTATTTCTTGATGGAAGAGGGAAGGTAGCATCAACAGTAAAGCACATTACAAGgaacacaactccattttgttaTACTCAAATTCTTGGAGCTGTAAAAGGTTTGGTCTGTTTCATTAACGATTCTATACATGCTGCTTGTATGTATAATGTAGGTACGAGAGAAGTTACACCATGGATAAAATCAacattattgatggaagaaacaCAAAAGTCTAGCCGCAATTGCGTAGGTGATACTAGTTCTTATAGTTTTGGATATGCTCCGGAAAGTAAGGAACACAAACTGATTTGCAAGTGGGTGATATACGATGGTGATAAAGCTTTCCAAATTTGGGAGATTTTGACTTTAGGACACAATGCATGGAAAAGAATTGATCAAGTCCCAAATTGTCATTTCAGACAGGATGCACCTTCTGTGTATGTGAATGGCTCTATTTACTGGTATCCTCTTAACTTTGCAAGTGGTGATTGTGGTGGTGCTAGTGTAAGATTTTTATTGGCATTTGATGTTGAAAGTGAGAAGTTCAGAACAATCCAAATCCCTGATTTCAGTCAGTTACAGTGTGTTACTTTATTAGATGTGCAAAGCCGCGTCGCTATATTACATAGAACTAGTGCTTACACTGCCAGGATGTCGATATACGAAGACAATGACAAGTGTAGAGGTAAAGATATAGCTTCAGATATTGGTGTCAACAATTGGACGCCTGAAAAGATTATCATGTTGCCTGTTTGTTGGGATGAAAGTCGAAGTCTCTTTTTTCATGCCGCTGCTGGAGCCGACCGGATATTCTTAGAAAGCCATCAACAGAATGCCAGTGGAACTACAATTGCCGTATCTATTTATTCTTACTGTTTGAAGAATAATACCTTCACACAGATAGAAATCAGAGGGATACCCTCTTCAGCTCCTGCTTGGAACTGTACTAGACTATATACATCTTTTTGCGAAAGCCTTGTCCTTTAA